A stretch of DNA from Dehalobacterium formicoaceticum:
TTCTTTGGAATACACTAAGAAATACTCCAAGGAATTAGGCGTACATCTTGATTTAAGATATGTACCCTTTACCTCCCACGTTCCCTTTGGTAAAGTAGTCAGTGCTACACCAAATGGACGTAAAGCCTGGACGCCTCTATCCGACGGGTCTTCTGCTTCACAGGGCGCCGATACCCATGGTCCCACAGCGGTAATGCTGTCCAACTTTGAATCGAAGAACTATGACCACAGGGAACGAGCTGCCCGCTTGCTGAATATCAAATTTAGTCCTAAATGTGTTGCCGGCGATGAAGGTACCGCAAAACTGGTTTCCTATATCAGAACCTTCTGCGACTTGAAACTCTGGCATGTCCAATTTAATATCGTCAATAAGGCAACTTTGCTGGCTGCTCAAGATGATCCGGAAAAATACCGCAACCTGCTGGTGCGGGTAGCTGGATACAGTGCCTATTTTGTAGATCTATCTCCGGAATTGCAGCAAGATATTATTGAAAGAACTGAACACGAGGCTGTATAAGTCCATTAGCTGAAGTCCTGCTTTTTAGCAGGACTTCCCTATATCTGCATTCTATTGATTTTTATATTTAACCGAAGGGAATTTTTAATATGACAAGTAATGAAAATTTTGACAAGAACAAAATGGGCTATGTCTTTAATATTCAAAGATATTCCGTACATGACGGGCCCGGTATCAGAACCATGATCTTCCTGAAAGGCTGTCCTTTAAGATGCAGCTGGTGCAGCAATCCGGAATCCCATGAGCGGCATCCCGAAATAGCCTATAATAAAAACAAATGCATTGGAACCAATGAATGTATTCGTTGTATTGAGATTTGTCTCAAAGGGGCCATTAAAAAAGGACCTGATGACAAGATTATGATTGACCGGGAGCTGTGCAATAATTGCGGGGCATGTGCTGAGGTTTGCCCTGCCAAAGCTATAACTGTCTATGGAAAACTAATGAGTGTGGAAGAAGTTTTAAAAGAGGCGGAAGCAGACAGTATCTTCTTCTCCCGCTCCGGCGGCGGAATCACCATCAGTGGAGGTGAACCTTTTACGCAGGCGGAATTCACTATTGAACTGCTTAAAGAAGCAAAAAAAAGGCGGCATAATACAGCCATTGAAACAACGGGTTATACAGATTGGGAAAACCTATCAGAGGCATGTAAATACCTAAACTCAATATTGTATGATATTAAATCCATGGACTCCGAAAAACACAAAAAATTTACCGGAGTTTCAAATGAACTTATCCTCGATAACTTTAAGAAAATGTGTACTGCTTATCCCAGTTTAGCAGTACATGTAAGAACCCCGGTAATACCGGGATTTAATGATACCGAGGGAGATATCCGAGCTATTATCGCATTCATCAAAGACTTCCCTAATGTAAAGTATGAACTTCTTCCCTACCACCGTCTAGGCCAGCAAAAATATGAGTTCATTGGCAAAGATTACCCCTGTGTCAATCTCAGACCGGATGATAATAAGATGAAAGTTTTAAATGAAATCGTAAACAATAGTTACACCTCTGATCAATAAAGGTCAATGATACCTCCGATTTATACGAAAACCTCCTGCTAAAAAGCAGGAGGTTTTCGACATTAATGTTTCAAAGAAAGCCGTGTGTCGTATAACCCTGAGAATGCTTGGAATATGACTATATTAGAACTTGGTGTAGCCATCGTAATCATCATCATCTTGCAAGGAAAGATCCTGATCCCCGGCCGCTACGCAGCCTTGATGAACCGCAGGATATCCGATGGTTCCTTCTACTGAGCGTACATTTTCTTCCTTAACTTCACAATCAGCTGCTCCGGGAACGCGGAATTTACGAATGTCAAGCTTGGGGATAGCCGTTTCTTTTGGTTCGGGAAGCTGTGGGATATAGCTATAAGGATAACGATATCCGCGATAGAAAATCACAGCCGGATTCTCCGTAAAGGGGGAGATGAATTCCCACACAACTTCTTTCATTCTGGTAACTTCGAAGAAACGACCGCCTACACCTTCGGTAATAAAGGTGTTCCCATTAGGAAGACGCTGGGCAGCACTTGTTAATGGACTGTAGAAACGATAATCATTAATAAGGGGGGAACCGTAATCCATAAGTTCACTTCCCGCGATTTGCCAAACCACTTTCATGGTCACAGGGTTTAATTCCAAGACACGTGAACGGTCAGCAATGTTAACTTTGGTACCGTCTCTGGAGACATTACTGGGTGCGCCATATCCGGACCAACCACCATTATCAAAAATAAGGATGTTTCCCGCACCAGGTAAACCTTGGGGAATCATATGAACATGGTGTTGACCAATGATTTGCCCAATTTTCCGGAGCTTCGGATCGTCACTGAAATCAGGACCCATTTTCCAAACTACTTTTCCAGTTTCTTTGGAGATAATCGCACAAATATTGGACTCACGTGCATCCCAAATAATATTATCCGGATGGAAACGCTCATCACCTTTATCGTACCATTTGTTGGGCCCTAGAACGCTCATGGAGTTAATGTGCATCCAGTCACCCATACCGCCTCCTGCTTCATGCATGTTGGGGTTCTTATAGATGGCTAATTTAGCAACAGCATCAAAGCCGTATTCGTTGAAATGATCTACAGCATTCCACTCCCAAACAACATTGCCTTCCCAGTCTACTTCGACAATGACATCGTCCAGTAGTTGTTTATCGGAAATGCGTTTATTATAGCAGTTCTTATGACAAAGAATTAAGGTGTTGCCACCATCGGTTTTACACTCCATGCCGGGAACATAATAACCAACGGGGTTCCCCTCTCTTTGAAAATCATGATGTTGGCGAGCCATCCATTGCGGCTTTTCGCCTTCATCTTCAATATGTTCTAATTTGTTGAATTCCCAAACCACTTTTCCTTCCCAATCCACCTGAATCAGATCAACTTGATCCTGATAGCCAAATTTACCGTTTCTTCTGCCGCGGCTCCCCATAACATAACCGCCGGGAAGAATTTTATTGGGGAAACCCATAAGATCTTTAAATACACGAACTACATTTCCATTCATGTCGATGATTACAGTACCTAACTTTGGTGCATTCAAAATGGTATAACCGTTAAAACATTTTTCCGGATCGTACATGGTTACTCCTGTAGGATGAATAAAAGGTTGACCCATAGATAACACTCCTTACTTTTAATTACTTTTTTAAATTCACATAAACTGTATCTAAGCTGCATTAGCATCAACTACAACAGGACCACAGCATACTACGCTATTAAGATAATCTGTCACAGCAACAATAACTGCATATATAATTAAATCTTATTAATATAATAGCATAAACATATAATTAATGTTGTAGTATAAGCAACACTATTATTGTAATCCGTCTTACTATGTTCTTAAATATTTAATCGATTTTATGATATACTGTAGTCAATAACAAAATAAAAACCATAAATGATAAAATGCATTTCATAAGAGGTGTTTGTTATGCAAGATAGTGAAATTTTATACTTATGGTCCCCTTGGTTGGATACCTCAAATACACCTTGGGAAGAAATCTTGGATTTGGGTAGAAAGCGGCATTACAAAAAAAACAGTATCATCTTGGGGCAAGGTCAAACCGTTAGTGAACTCTGTTATTTGCACACCGGTGAAATTAAATTATCCAGTACCAGTGCCAGCGGTAACGAAAAACCAATCTGGTATATAAAAGCAGGGAATGTCTTTGGGGAGGTCCCTTTTTTTGATCATGGCATTATGAATAGTTATTTTATCTGCACCGAAGATTGTAGTGTTTATTTTTTTAGTAAAGAAGTACTTATGGAAACTATTTTTCCTAAATATCCCCATATTGTAATGAATATCTTTGAAACAATGGCTAAAAAGCTTCGCTTGATGTCCAGCCAAATTAACGATTTAAGCCTTAATCCTCCTAAATTACGCGTTTATAAAATGATCTATGCCTCATTGTCCCATAATGAAACTGCGCACATATCACAACAAGAGTTAGCAGATCTATTAGGTATGCATCGGATTACCTTAAACCGGATAATTTCAGATTTAAAGAATGATGGGATTATCCAAAAAAATGAAAACGAAAAAAGATTTTCTCTTTGTGATCCTAAAGGTTTATTAGAATTAATTGAGGCTGAACAAGAATAAACATTGTGAACCGGAAATAAAATAAGCTGTTCCAACTTTCTTTTTGATCGTTGAAACAGCTTAATATTTGAATGAATAGAATGTCTATCATTTAACTATCATTCGAGGATTAAAAAAAAACCAACCATGAGAAATTCCACTCTATGAAATAATCTGCGCAGCTAATTTTTCTTTATCCATGGTACATTCCAGATCTTTCAACTTCTCGCCATTACAAAGCACAACGACAGATGGTACTTCTTTAACATCAAACTTCTCTGCTAAGGTTTTCTTGGTAGAAATATCCACCTGTACAATCTTATATTCCCCACCTTGATCCTGAATCACTGCCTCCAACAAGGTGCCAAAATTCAAGCTTTTTTCCACAGTGGGATCCATAAAGAGCAATAAACTTTTACTGTTACATTGGAGTACCTTCGTCTTGAATTCACTCATTTCTTCAATATAACGCTCAGCGGCAACTGCAGCTGTTGCACCATCACCGGTGGCGGTAGCAACCTGTCTCAGATATTTAACAATATTATCGCCGGCGGCATAGACACCGTTAACATTAGTTTCCATCATGTTATTCACCGGTATATAGCCTTTTTCATTCAGGTTCACTCCGCTATCCTTCAAAAACCCTGTGGAAGGAATCATCCCAACAAAGAAGAATACCCCCTGACACTCAAGGTTTGTTAATTCCCCCGTTTTTAGATTCTTAACCACAACCCCTTCCACATTTTCATCACCTAAGACTTCTTCAATAGTCGAATTCCAAATGAATTCCATTTTTTCATTTTCAAAGGCCCTTTCCGCACTGGCTTTATTACAATCCAAGATTCCTTCATCATGGAGAACAATAACTGTTACCTTACGGGCAAACTTAGTAATAAACATGCCTTCTTCAATAGCTTGGTCACCGCTGCCCAGCACAACTACATCTTCACCTTCAAAGAATTCGGCATCGCAGGTAGCACAATAGGCAACACCCATGCCCCGCAGCCGTTTTTCTCCGGGTACATTCAATAATCTTGGTTCACTGCCGCAAGCCAATATCACAGCCGGGGCTGAAAATTCTTTGCCTTTTTTGGTTCTAATGATTTTTTCGTCTTTTGAAAAATCTCCCCCAATGACCTCATCTTTTAAAAATTCTACACCAAATGATTCTGCATGG
This window harbors:
- the hpsH gene encoding (2S)-3-sulfopropanediol dehydratase activating enzyme, with the translated sequence MTSNENFDKNKMGYVFNIQRYSVHDGPGIRTMIFLKGCPLRCSWCSNPESHERHPEIAYNKNKCIGTNECIRCIEICLKGAIKKGPDDKIMIDRELCNNCGACAEVCPAKAITVYGKLMSVEEVLKEAEADSIFFSRSGGGITISGGEPFTQAEFTIELLKEAKKRRHNTAIETTGYTDWENLSEACKYLNSILYDIKSMDSEKHKKFTGVSNELILDNFKKMCTAYPSLAVHVRTPVIPGFNDTEGDIRAIIAFIKDFPNVKYELLPYHRLGQQKYEFIGKDYPCVNLRPDDNKMKVLNEIVNNSYTSDQ
- a CDS encoding aryl-sulfate sulfotransferase, whose protein sequence is MGQPFIHPTGVTMYDPEKCFNGYTILNAPKLGTVIIDMNGNVVRVFKDLMGFPNKILPGGYVMGSRGRRNGKFGYQDQVDLIQVDWEGKVVWEFNKLEHIEDEGEKPQWMARQHHDFQREGNPVGYYVPGMECKTDGGNTLILCHKNCYNKRISDKQLLDDVIVEVDWEGNVVWEWNAVDHFNEYGFDAVAKLAIYKNPNMHEAGGGMGDWMHINSMSVLGPNKWYDKGDERFHPDNIIWDARESNICAIISKETGKVVWKMGPDFSDDPKLRKIGQIIGQHHVHMIPQGLPGAGNILIFDNGGWSGYGAPSNVSRDGTKVNIADRSRVLELNPVTMKVVWQIAGSELMDYGSPLINDYRFYSPLTSAAQRLPNGNTFITEGVGGRFFEVTRMKEVVWEFISPFTENPAVIFYRGYRYPYSYIPQLPEPKETAIPKLDIRKFRVPGAADCEVKEENVRSVEGTIGYPAVHQGCVAAGDQDLSLQDDDDYDGYTKF
- a CDS encoding Crp/Fnr family transcriptional regulator, coding for MQDSEILYLWSPWLDTSNTPWEEILDLGRKRHYKKNSIILGQGQTVSELCYLHTGEIKLSSTSASGNEKPIWYIKAGNVFGEVPFFDHGIMNSYFICTEDCSVYFFSKEVLMETIFPKYPHIVMNIFETMAKKLRLMSSQINDLSLNPPKLRVYKMIYASLSHNETAHISQQELADLLGMHRITLNRIISDLKNDGIIQKNENEKRFSLCDPKGLLELIEAEQE
- a CDS encoding FAD-dependent oxidoreductase — protein: MENNYDLIIIGGGPAGLSAAIYGGRAKLKTLVINKGAVGGLVNTTQELVNYPGYTKVHGPDLMKDFKNHAESFGVEFLKDEVIGGDFSKDEKIIRTKKGKEFSAPAVILACGSEPRLLNVPGEKRLRGMGVAYCATCDAEFFEGEDVVVLGSGDQAIEEGMFITKFARKVTVIVLHDEGILDCNKASAERAFENEKMEFIWNSTIEEVLGDENVEGVVVKNLKTGELTNLECQGVFFFVGMIPSTGFLKDSGVNLNEKGYIPVNNMMETNVNGVYAAGDNIVKYLRQVATATGDGATAAVAAERYIEEMSEFKTKVLQCNSKSLLLFMDPTVEKSLNFGTLLEAVIQDQGGEYKIVQVDISTKKTLAEKFDVKEVPSVVVLCNGEKLKDLECTMDKEKLAAQIIS